One Mercurialis annua linkage group LG3, ddMerAnnu1.2, whole genome shotgun sequence DNA window includes the following coding sequences:
- the LOC126671390 gene encoding probable WRKY transcription factor 72 codes for MASCSENNKLVIRGDLKEINGVIKPSSSSNEGSSNSKEEDILESAKAEMGEVREENQRLKTMLQQVEKDYKLLKLRFFNILHQENPKKSEDLSADPPRNCDGTEESAELVSLCLGRSTPSPTEPKKCSLELEAGSLSLGLDSKFETAVLNRSSSNSLERVKDDEGGAAGEQTWPPASKVNNLKRSIDDEVAQQSNAKRARVCVRARCDTPTMNDGCQWRKYGQKISKGNPCPRAYYRCTVAPACPVRKQVQRCAEDMSILITTYEGTHNHQLPITATAMASTTSAAASMLLSSSSHSSATATHNHHTNGFNFSSLYDNSTSKQFYLSNPSSSPLFPTITLDLTSNSSSRLFPSTNNLNFSSAQSPVLPPFWSNQTYNGSLMNKQHLQQMHHQPAAGYSQLALAETLTKAITCDPSFRTVIASALSSMMGSSSSSQGIKMAAESSSGKKVVDAINSLTQTAKGPSCASSYFSGLSSSSTSQMGSLMQPATLPFSIFNSATSSIDTNKKDHKS; via the exons ATGGCCAGTTGTAGTGAAAATAATAAG CTTGTAATTAGAGGAGATTTGAAGGAAATTAATGGTGTTATAAAGCCATCTTCATCAAGCAATGAAGGCTCAAGTAATAGCAAAGAG GAAGATATTCTTGAGTCAGCTAAAGCAGAAATGGGAGAAGTGAGAGAAGAAAACCAAAGACTGAAAACAATGCTACAACAAGTAGAGAAAGATTACAAGTTGCTAAAACTTCGTTTCTTCAACATTCTTCATCAAGAAAATCCCAAAAAATCTGAAGATCTTTCAGCTGATCCACCTCGTAATTGCGACGGAACCGAGGAATCTGCAGAATTAGTTTCACTTTGCCTCGGAAGATCCACTCCGTCTCCAACCGAGCCGAAAAAATGTTCCCTAGAGTTGGAAGCCGGCAGCTTGAGCCTCGGTTTGGACTCGAAATTTGAGACGGCGGTTTTGAACCGTAGCTCGTCGAATAGTTTGGAAAGAGTAAAGGACGATGAAGGCGGTGCTGCCGGGGAACAGACATGGCCACCGGCTAGCAAGGTTAATAATCTAAAGAGAAGTATTGACGATGAGGTTGCTCAACAAAGTAATGCTAAGAGAGCTAGGGTTTGCGTTAGAGCTAGATGCGATACTCCAACG ATGAATGATGGGTGTCAATGGAGGAAATATGGACAGAAAATTTCCAAAGGGAACCCATGTCCAAGAGCTTATTATCGATGCACAGTTGCCCCAGCTTGCCCAGTTAGAAAACAG GTACAAAGATGTGCTGAAGACATGTCAATCTTGATAACAACGTACGAAGGAACACACAACCATCAACTTCCTATTACAGCTACAGCCATGGCTTCCACTACATCAGCAGCTGCTTCCATGTTACTATCTTCTTCATCCCATTCTTCTGCTACTGCTACTCATAATCATCACACCAATGGATTCAATTTCAGTAGCCTCTACGACAATTCAACTTCCAAACAATTCTACTTATCAAACCCTAGTTCCTCACCTTTAtttccaactattactttagaCCTTACTTCTAATTCATCCTCAAGATTGTTCCCATCAACCAATAATCTCAACTTTTCTTCGGCTCAATCCCCCGTTTTACCGCCTTTTTGGAGCAACCAAACCTATAACGGATCCTTGATGAACAAGCAACACCTACAACAAATGCATCATCAGCCCGCAGCAGGTTATTCGCAGCTGGCATTGGCAGAAACCCTAACGAAGGCGATAACTTGCGATCCAAGTTTCAGGACTGTGATAGCTTCTGCTCTTTCATCAATGATGGGAAGCTCAAGTTCAAGCCAAGGAATCAAAATGGCCGCAGAAAGTTCTTCTGGTAAGAAAGTTGTGGATGCTATCAACTCGTTGACGCAAACTGCGAAAGGACCGTCGTGTGCTTCGAGCTACTTCAGTGGCTTGTCGTCGTCTTCGACTTCTCAAATGGGAAGTCTGATGCAACCTGCAACATTGCCGTTTTCCATATTTAACAGTGCGACCTCGTCTATCGATACTAATAAGAAGGATCATAAGAGTTAG
- the LOC126672221 gene encoding zinc finger BED domain-containing protein RICESLEEPER 2-like, which yields MAGLIDSSLRGIWVFLCLSLDFKTRLRWKLLTLIVVEVKALVEACFFDREEKALKALVEALTVLYIKMDPEMIDLAALEEVAVDGQSHVGSDAAASPGQSQSGNVAANTDPVADHVPNMEANPKKRKENQQSSVVWEHFDAIKDGKGTIMQAKCCYCARVYNCHAKKNGTSILRSHLIRCTKHPHSVETRQALLSFQPINVEARPADNLFSVATWKFDQEVVRKAIAYMIIVDELPFKFVEKQGFRRVMSLACPMFKMPSRWTVNRDCYAMFVDEKLKLKQFFKTHSQRVSLTSDSWTSNQRLNYMCITAHFIDNDWKLHKRIIYFVTCSRHKGEYLSKSMETCLQEWGLKNIFSVTLDNAENNTTAMGFFIKKMLTWGSTHVRCKYAHMRCIAHILNLVVSDGLKESGSSFQKVRGAVRYIKNSPLGLSKFKECKKSLDFECKRSLCLDVPTRWNSTYLMLDTACLYQPVFEEYEDVEASFRIDLGDEVPDKHDWDKVRQLCVLLQCFYKMTLRISGSLYVTSNNHLNEISDLSTILQDWTKSSDYCLRSMATKMKFDKYWGDPNVMNKLIFFANILDPRDRIVYLGYTLNQLYGCHAGKFLYTCVMEDLAELFNDYEVIYKKEVATTATGGSGQLAEPVAQSSQVNSVLKERFLQQMLETGGVSGSKKNELEIYLSEAVVANDASFDILRWWKLNSERFSVLSRMARDILAVPVSTVASESAFSTGGRVLDDFRSCLTPKIVEALVCTQDWLRDPSKPVSIEESLEEMEQHEEGLQDPSTALNEQYPLVVGAFVGSVDWHDIRGSVLISLFYEGCDDASTVNDFKYFRKSEILQTDFDGGIFGGRIFCKIKKNPPKVICMPRVKGDEAMTTNQNLITVVSPVDNTSYIDVRSAKASITSGLMPINSNFQVS from the exons ATGGC AGGTTTAATCGATAGTAGTTTAAG GGGGATCTGGGTATTTCTCTGCTTAAGCCTTGATTTTAAGACAAGGCTTCGGTGGAAGTTGTTAACTTTGATTGTGGTTGAG GTTAAAGCTTTGGTGGAAGCTTGTTTCTTTGATAGAGAG GAAAAAGCTTTG AAAGCTTTGGTGGAAGCTTTGACTGTGTTGTATATAAAG ATGGACCCTGAAATGATTGATTTAGCTGCCCTAGAAGAAGTAGCAGTTGATGGCCAATCTCATGTTGGTTCAGATGCTGCTGCTTCACCTGGGCAGTCTCAATCTGGCAATGTGGCAGCCAATACTGACCCTGTTGCTGATCATGTCCCTAATATGGAGGCAAATCCTAAAAAAAGGAAGGAGAATCAGCAAAGTTCAGTTGTTTGGGAGCATTTTGATGCAATCAAAGATGGCAAAGGTACTATTATGCAAGCAAAGTGTTGCTACTGTGCTAGGGTATATAACTGCCATGCTAAAAAAAATGGTACCTCTATTTTGAGAAGTCATTTAATTAGATGTACTAAACACCCACACAGTGTAGAAACTAGACAAGCTTTACTCTCTTTTCAACCTATTAATGTGGAAGCTAGACCTGCTGATAATCTGTTTTCTGTTGCTACTTGGAAATTTGATCAAGAAGTAGTTAGGAAAGCAATTGCATATATGATTATAGTTGATGAGTTGCCATTCAAATTTGTTGAGAAACAGGGGTTTAGAAGAGTGATGAGTCTTGCTTGTCCTATGTTTAAAATGCCTTCTAGGTGGACTGTGAATAGGGATTGCTATGCTATGTTTGTTGATGAAAAGTTGAAActgaaacaattttttaaaactcataGTCAAAGAGTTAGTCTAACAAGTGATTCTTGGACTTCTAATCAAAGATTGAACTACATGTGTATTACTGCTCATTTTATTGATAATGATTGGAAGTTGCATAAAAGGATTATCTATTTTGTTACATGCTCAAGGCATAAGGGTGAATATTTGTCTAAGTCTATGGAGACCTGTTTGCAAGAGTGGGggctaaaaaatatattttctgttACCTTAGACAATGCTGAGAACAATACTACTGCAATGGggttttttattaagaaaatgttGACTTGGGGTAGTACACATGTTAGATGCAAGTATGCTCACATGAGATGCATTGCACATATTTTGAATCTTGTAGTGTCTGATGGTTTGAAAGAGTCTGGTTCATCTTTTCAAAAGGTTAGGGGAGCTGTTAGGTATATAAAAAACTCACCTCTCGGACTTAGCAAATTTAAAGAATGCAAAAAATCACTTGATTTTGAATGTAAGCGTTCTTTGTGTCTAGATGTGCCCACTAGGTGGAATTCAACATACTTGATGTTAGACACTGCTTGTTTGTACCAACCTGTTTTTGAGGAATATGAGGATGTGGAAGCTTCTTTTAGAATTGATTTGGGAGATGAGGTGCCTGATAAACATGATTGGGATAAGGTTAGGCAATTATGTGTGTTGTTACAATGTTTTTACAAGATGACTTTGAGAATTTCTGGTTCTCTTTATGTCACCTCTAACAACCACTTGAATGAGATTTCTGATTTGTCAACTATTTTGCAAGATTGGACTAAGTCTAGTGATTACTGTCTAAGATCAATGGCAactaaaatgaaatttgataagTACTGGGGTGATCCTAATGTGATGAACAAGTTGATTTTCTTTGCAAATATTTTAGACCCCCGGGACAGAATTGTTTACTTGGGATATACTTTGAATCAACTGTATGGTTGTCATGCTGGAAAGTTTTTGTATACTTGTGTGATGGAGGATCTGGCTGAGTTATTCAATGACTATGAAGTCATTTATAAGAAGGAAGTAGCCACTACTGCCACTGGGGGCAGTGGCCAATTAGCAGAACCTGTTGCTCAATCCTCCCAAGTTAATTCTGTGCTGAAAGAACGATTCTTACAGCAAATGTTAGAGACTGGTGGTGTGAGTGGAAGCAAAAAAAATGAGTTGGAAATTTATCTAAGTGAGGCAGTAGTTGCAAATGATGCTAGTTTTGATATTCTGCGATGGTGGAAGCTAAATTCTGAGAGGTTCTCAGTCCTCTCTAGAATGGCCCGTGATATTCTTGCAGTACCAGTCTCAACAGTTGCTTCAGAATCAGCCTTCAGCACTGGAGGAAGAGTGCTTGATGACTTTAGGAGTTGCTTGACTCCTAAAATAGTGGAGGCATTGGTCTGTACTCAAGATTGGCTAAGAGATCCATCTAAGCCAGTCTCTATTGAGGAATCACTAGAAGAGATGGAGCAACATGAAGAAG GTCTTCAAGATCCATCTACTGCTCTTAATGAACAATA TCCTTTGGTGGTGGGAGCCTTTGTTGGTTCTGTTG ATTGGCATGATATTAGAGGTTCAGTTTTGATTTCTCTGTTTTATGAGGGCTGTGATGATGCTTCCACTGTCAATGATTTTAAATACTTTAG GAAATCTGAAATTTTGCAAACTGATTTTGATGGAGGCATTTTTGGTGGAAGGATTTTTTG taagattaaaaaaaacccTCCAAAAGTCATATGTATGCCAAGAGTCAAGGGAGATGAAGCAATGACGACCAATCAAAATTTG ATTACTGTAGTAAGTCCTGTTGATAACACCTCCTACATTGATGTCCGAAGCGCCAAAGCCTCTATAACCAGTGGTCTCATGCCAATAAACTCAAATTTTCAAGTCAGCTAA